ATGCCATGCTTAGAAGGTGACTTACCCAAACTCTGCTGATTACCTTTCTAACTTGCAGCAGTTGAATTGCTCGAGCTTGATGAGTGGGCATTGCCCTTCTGTTCTCACTTCTTGTAGGCTTCTATCCAGAATTTCTTACTATTTTTCCAGTGGACCTTTCTTAAGGTTCTGGATCAAGAAAGGATATGATCCACGCAAGGATCCCGATTCTCGCATGTGAGACTTGCTCTTTTCTAAATAATCTGTTGGGAGAGTTAGATATTAATAATCATTTGCGCTCAAAATGTTGGTCCCTGCATGCTATAGTTACTCAAATATCTGGTGGGTTTCTtgttccttcttttcttttttgttttagggTAGTACCAGTCTTCCAACACACTACAGgtcatgttatttttttaaaccttTCATAAAAATGAAATGTTAGATCAATTAGGAATAATGATTGGAATCTTGAGGAATCTAGAAGTTTGTCTGAGGTTTTATCATgatcaacaaaaatttacaGAGTTACCCAGTTTGGTGTTGCTTTATTTGCACTTCATAACATATGGGTTCCATTTTCCTGAAGAGGGAGATTAGATATTATTAACATTTAACTATTAAGTTTATTTATCTCAAAGGAATTTTTATGGTCCATAGACAGGAAGATtaagtttttattatttgtttgtgCTCTTTTGGTATTTTCAATGTCATCATGTTTAAAATTCGATTTGTGTTCTTCATTAGCTTCAGTTCATTGGTTATGTTGATCCAGAACTGTGATGTCATAAGAAGAATAAGGATGTTTGAATACTAGTTTATGGTTTCTATTATGACGAGAAAGTATAGTGTTATTCATTTAAATAATGTGTTCTTAACATACCTGtaaatgattttattaaattgtttTTGGTTTTCTTAAAGAATAAAGCACTGGGTCTTTATTGAATATGTTTAGATGTTTGAATTAGCAGCTATCAAAGACTTGATTATCGAGTACCAATCCCGTTACGAAGTTACTGTGATGCTCAATCAACCAATACGTAagttcttttcaatttttctttgttttcctcttgttcttctatgcgtgtttgtgtgtgtgtgtgtgtttgcaGACTTACAAACAATCTGATTATTCTCATGCCTGAACATATCTGTTTTCGGTATTTCTGGTTATTATATTGCCATTTGTGTTGTTTTgctcatttttatttaagaCTACTTTCCCCCTGTAGATCAAAACATAGATGGGGGGATATATGTGCCTTCCATGCTTTCCCTTGCAAGTTTCAGACATCTTTACAGTTATTCGAGCTTGTTGATGATTATATTCAATCAGAAATAAATAAGCCTCCCTTGCTGGCAGTTTGCACCGTAAGTTTCTCTACTATCTCAGATTTTATGTTGAACTACATGTCATGATGTCATTGCCCACATCTTTAATAAGAGATAGGTCTGCTTTTGatatgttcttaacattttcgTCTTATTTTTTGGCATTAAGTTCTACAAATACTATGGGGATGCAGAGCTGccctttatttttctgttatgCTTGAATGACAGAGATAGATGGTTACTCTATAGATTCCTTTTTAGTTCTGAAGATTTGTGCTTTTGAGTTGATTAAAATATGTTGATTATGGTATCACTACCATTAATGTTTGAAGTTACTGTAAGATATTCAACTAGGATTCTAATTTGTATGCATTGTGAGTATGAGTGTTTTAACTCAACCACTCATTATTATAGACACAAACGTTTAATTGGATGACAATGACACTcgttcaaattaattatttgagttGCATCTAACATGCTAATTTCACAGTTTGCAACTGGATGGTTTACACAAAACATGCTCAATTGTATTAGGCAACGTATCATGGTGAGGTTCCTATCAGTATTCCCAAAGCCTGGTGCAGAGAATTTACTCAGATCTGCCACtgcaaagtttgaaaaaatgaaaagggACTACAGTAAGATTGCCACAAAGCCTGAAGGGGAGGGTCATGAACAATCTAATTTAGGTTACACTGTCTCTCTTTTCACGAttctttaatttgatattgCATTAGTAATAGAGTCAACAAATGACTGCATTTGGTAACAAATTCTACATAACTTGTTATCTTATATTGTATGAAACCAAACAGGAAGAAATCTTCAGTTTGATTGAgaaattattgatattttttaagagaaattattataaatttttgtgtgGAGCATACAGGTTTGGAAGAGAAAGGTGAGGCTGACAATGTTGATGATGAAGAAGTGGCAGCAGCTGAGGCTAATAATAGTGATGAAGAATGGGATGCTTATGAAGAACTTGATCTGGTAATTCTTATTTATACTctgatttttaagtttttcttaATAGATTATATCATCAATGGcttttgacttttaatttgtgCTGTTGACTCTTGTAGGTTGGAGATTGTGAAATACCTCTGCCGTCTCATCCTAGTATCCTTTTATATGTGAACtctaatttttcatgtttaataCTCAACTCTCATTATTGGTTATTGCCTGACACCGGTTTAATACGAAAGATAAATCATAGTGCACTACCATTTTCTTCTAATGTCAtgtttaatatatataagtgGAAGATGTTGTGGGCACTTTTGAGTTCCTTTATAATGATTAGATCTCAGCATGGAGAATCTTTCAAGGACTCATTTACAGGATCTTTTTGTTAGCTTCCCCTATGATGAAAATGACAATAACAAGGCACAGGAGATAGGAAGTGATGAAGAGTATCAGATATACCAAGAAGACAGTGACAAAAACAATTCCGATTAATGATTGCTGCTGCTACTATATAAAATTGTCATATGCACGTATCTCCTAAAATAGTTTTCCATGTAAAGCAATAGAGTggtagagagagaataatgGCAACGTGGCTTTTGTAGAACACATGAATATGAAGAATGCAGTATAGAAAGAACTCAAATTCATGCACATATACTACCAATTCATCCCTTTTAAACATTGGCTCCAGCTCCACCTCTTCTCCTCCCTCACCTTCACTGTCACACCACCTCCTCCTCTTTTCCCCCTCTACCTTGTCTCTTCGAGCTTGACAGCATCCTCTGATGGAGGTCAGAAACGGTGGTAGTGGATATTCTTTTAAGCGAGGCGTGGAAGCAGAAGAGGGTGGTGGTGAGAAGTGGTagggataaaaatgaaaaagaaaaatttgacgTTGAATGAAAAAATTGAGTCGAATTTTAAGAAATGTGAAAAACGTTAAGACCAAAAAACCTTATTTAATCTAAAATCTATGCACTATCGAATGGTAATCgcagaaagaagagagagagagagagagagagagagagagagagagagagaaaagaaaagaaaaggctGGCACTTGGCAGGTTAAAATCAAAGAAGCTGAAAATTCCACTCATTCACCAAAAACATGTCCACTATGAACGAAGAAGATAACAAGAAGAAGGAATCGGTGGAATGGTTAGCTCTCCCAAAGGAACTATGGCCCCTCATATCCAAACGCCTAACCACCACCGTCGACCTCCTCCACTTCCGCAGCACCTGCTCCACCTGGCACTCCTCCACCCCTTCCTCTCccaccgccaccaccaccaccgcctTCCCCCTCCTCCCTCGAAACCAGACTGTACCGCATCCACCacccttcctcctcctcctccaaaGGATGGATCATCCTCCTTTCTCACAACGATTCCTTCCCTCTTCGCATCTTCGACCCTTTCACGAACTTgccactctctctctcacacacaaaCCCTCCCCCCTTCGTTTCCCCCTCCCACTTGAATCTCCTGAATTTCAACCTCCTCGACCTCCTTCAAtcccattctcttcaccaccaCACTCATGAATTCCAACCCTTCATGCCTCTCCCTGAAACCCACAAAGCTATTCTCTTCCCGAGTTTGACTTCCTCCGTTGACTCCCGCAAGGTCTTCGCTCTCTACAACCACGGCAAGCTTCACGTTTTGAAGATCGGCGACCACAATTGGACGATTCTCGATGACGCCAACTGTTTCGATGACATGATCGTCCACAATGGTCAACTCTACGTGGTTGACAAAGTAGGTACGATTTCATGGGTGGATAGTGAAACCCTAAAATTGGTTCAATTCTCGCCAATGCTGTGCGGTTTGGGGAAGAAGAAACGGTTGGTGGAGTGTGGTGGGTGGCTGTATGTAGTTGACATGTACATAGAAGGTGAACCCGACAGCCCTTGGGACATGTATTGGGAGGTGGTGGATGTTAAGGTTCATAGGCTTGATGAAGAATGGGGTAGGTGGTTGGATGTTAAGGATTTGGGTGGCTATGCTTTTGTGTTGGGTAAGATGTTTACTTTCTCTCTTTTGGCTCAAGATTACTATGGTTGTGAACCCaattctctctattttttctcTGCTAAAAGAGCTTCTTCTTTCACCTTGAACGATTCAAGGTTCAAGCTCCCTAATCGCTTTTGGCCTTGCCCATCTCTCTTTCAACGCAAGTTCAATTTGTAAGTGCCTCAACTCTTGTTGGAAGCACAAGCTGGTTCTGTTAAAgcctattaatattattatgtcATTCATAGATTGAAGGTTACAAATTTGTAAATCATTATTATGTCATAACTGGTTTATACTTCTGTGGGAAAATAATTGATTCTGCATCAGCAAATATTTTGCTTGCCtgcatagaaagaaaaagattgtTTACCACATAATAAAAAAGCATGATTGATACCCCAACAATTTTCAAGATATTTTGGAGTTGGCTAATCATTTTAAGGTGAAAATTGAGGTGCAGTTGACTTCATGTGAAATTGATACCTGAGAgctgttagataaaaatttagtcaaatcagtcaaatcatctaacagcTTTCAAGTATCAACTTTATGTGACACCTGAGTTTCtacttaattttaattaaccTTCTTATTATCCACTTGGTGAAGCTTGGttagaattatattttaaaatggaAAATGTATGTAAAGTAGTGTAATAGGTGaattgatataaaaatttaattttaatgtatggtcaatataaaataattttacatatatatttagttattaaCAGTATATGTATATCTAGTTATTAACAACATAAATTAATTCATGaatagttattaaaaaaacagATATGATTATAAgatattataattttacaccattaatgtatcaaaattaaacactTTATATAAATGGCGTGACATTTTTTCTTCTACTGACATAAGCATCCAATACAGTTTCCAATTGCTTCATTGTTTCGTCCAATCCCCATTGGAATAAATTCCATTGGTTCGAGTGGATTTGCATATTTTGCTGTAACTACTAGTAAGTCATGAACTAGTTTCCTCACACTATTATTAGATTTAACCCACCCAAGGGCTATTGCGCTCAATGCAATAATAGTGACTGAGTTGCTTTACTTATATGTTGAAGACATTTTGGATAAGGCAAAATACCATATTAAACTAAATGAGAGAAGAAATTACGTGATtctatcaaaacaaaaaatataacatgcaTCTTGCCAAAagcatattttaatataattcgaATGAAGTTAGTTCGAATTATGCATGAGTGGATTTAAggagtaattcgaatcatattgattcgaaCTACATGTAAACGTGATCCATATTAGTTCGAATGAGACTAATTTTAACTAGTCCACCATGTTGACATTTATAGTAATTCGAAACAGATTGATTCGAATTGCACACATAGTAATCCATACAATTATTTTGATGCTCCAACAATTATATCGATATGGAATCAATGCTAAATCGAATTCAATTAGTTCAATTATACGAGtctatgaaaaaaatttgtattttataaaatttaaaaaattttattatctaaTAGGTTAATAAAAGAgtatattacaaatttttatagtgctcatcataataatatttaatttaaaaattgttatttaaattttagttgtactcgttacaaaataattattacaatattttttttataaaacttcgGTAAAAGATGCCATGAgtattataaaaagtaatcaaTTTACAAAAATTGGCTTACAAACTTTTTATAGTACTCATAAAATcttctaaaatatttaataataataataataataataataataataataataataagagataAACCTCAATGTAGCCCTGAACTTAAAAAAAGTTTTTCAGAGTCATCCCCGAACATGCATTCTGGGACTCAAAGTTGTCCTTCCGGCAATTTCTGGACACCTAGCGCAACCGGAAAGCTTAGCTGGCAGCGTTCGTGACACGTGGGACTTACAACGACTAGCTGATGTGGCAGAGTAAACTCTCCCGCATCAATTTGGTCCCTCAGGTGAAGTTAAAACCCTAATCCCCAAATTTGAAGGCCACATTGCTCAATATGTTCTCTTCTCGTCGGTGTTGTGTTCTTGTCTTCTCCCTCTTTGAAGCCCGACGGTTATGGCAAGCACAAGCAATGCAGCTGGGAGCTCGAACAACCCACGATCATTTGGAAGCATCATGAGGAGAATGAACAGAAATAGAGAAGCTCGTTTGCAAGAATGGTGTGCCTGCAGGTCGAGACCGGTGCTGTGGTGGTCAGGGACGGAGTCTAATCTAGGGAGACCGTTCCTGGGTTGCCCAAACTACAATGTaagtattattattgttgattgcTGTATTTAAGGATATAAATTTTGCTGATTGAATTTTCTTGGATGTGTAGACTGTAGGTAAGAAATTGTGTGGATTATTTTTGTGGGTTGATAAAGTTTTGGAAGATGTCATGCCATGTGATGATAGAACAAGACATTCAGTTAATGATGAAGAATGGAAGATGAAGAtggcttagaaatttggtaaaTTAGAAGCTGAAATTAGGGTTCTAAAAATGGGAAGAATTTTGATGTTTGTATTCATGCTGCTGATTGTAATTGGTGTTCTTGTATTAAAGCTGAATAGGCAGCAGGGTGAACTGTATCTAGAAAAAAACAAATGACATGCATGTTATATGCATATGTTGTTCATGTACTTGTTCCTGTCCTTTTGTTTGAAAGAATGCAAATTAAAGTGTTTGATTATATGCATACTTCTGTTCCTGGACTTCTTTTCAATGAAATAGAAATGGACAGGATTTGAATTACTCTTAAGTCTGTAACAgaagataaaatataaacaaaaggctgacaaaactcaattCAATAAAGTCATAATTCATATTGGTAATGTTTGATTCAAAAAAAGCATTATAGAGCCAAAACACCAAGTATATCAAAGTTGTTAACATATTGACCTGATAAAATTCAAATACTAAAATCTCCAACACTAGGACAACGTTTAAGGCATTGTAAACAACTTCAGCAAAATAGATACAAAAAACAACCTTTTTTCCCTAAACATAATCATcctaatctttattttttgtgctGGGTGCCTTGAATCCAGGGTTGGGCACAAACTTCATGAAGTTTGCAAGCCTTGTAGCAGTTTCCTGTGTTGCACCTTGCATAGGGTTAGATGGGGGATCTTGCTATATGACTACTTCCTGGTGGGATAGCAGCAGGTGGGGTGATTGCTGGTGGATTGCTACTTCCTGAAACTATGTAGAAGAAACACACACCCAAAAATTCCCCAAAAGTATATGGGGGTGAACTTGATAGCCCTTGCAAAATTCAGAATTAAGTTCCCACCAGGTTTCCACCACTTATAGATATCTGACTATAGCAAACATTGCAGAAATGAAGGAAAATGAGAAATGGTAGTTaatgacaaacataaatcagtaAATCTAACATATAAGGATGTGAAAcactaaataatttttagtgttGTAAAGCTGATTTGGACAAGAAATAAGTATCTGTCCAAAACAGAAAACCGGAACAAGGGGTTGGCCCTTCTGCATGGCTATGCGGATAAATCCTTTTCTTGCCTTGAGATAGGCAGTCTAAAGGGTAAAAATATCTTAATATC
The Arachis duranensis cultivar V14167 chromosome 5, aradu.V14167.gnm2.J7QH, whole genome shotgun sequence genome window above contains:
- the LOC107487432 gene encoding transcription factor tau subunit sfc1 isoform X4 gives rise to the protein MHTFSTARSSQANKLELCFRPEDPYSHPAFGELHPCNGFLLKISKRKLCSEHDAKANGSVPGNITENERQADQPESEGLTEDDKVEECISADKEANLCADVVAHVSEAYHFNGMFDYQYVVPVHAEVAQRKKRNWSELEEPHFGEGGLMDVDHEDIMLIVPPLFAPKDMPENLVLRPPATSSSKRKQEEIVQPHLEMDTEPVLAIGFDIKEVPKIVNWEEYIPQGSDQWESQMAVSRMFDERPIWSKDSLIERLHDKGLSFSHAMLRRLLSRISYYFSSGPFLRFWIKKGYDPRKDPDSRISYQRLDYRVPIPLRSYCDAQSTNTSKHRWGDICAFHAFPCKFQTSLQLFELVDDYIQSEINKPPLLAVCTFATGWFTQNMLNCIRQRIMVRFLSVFPKPGAENLLRSATAKFEKMKRDYSKIATKPEGEGHEQSNLGLEEKGEADNVDDEEVAAAEANNSDEEWDAYEELDLVGDCEIPLPSHPNLSMENLSRTHLQDLFVSFPYDENDNNKAQEIGSDEEYQIYQEDSDKNNSD
- the LOC107487433 gene encoding putative F-box protein At1g65770, translating into MPLPETHKAILFPSLTSSVDSRKVFALYNHGKLHVLKIGDHNWTILDDANCFDDMIVHNGQLYVVDKVGTISWVDSETLKLVQFSPMLCGLGKKKRLVECGGWLYVVDMYIEGEPDSPWDMYWEVVDVKVHRLDEEWGRWLDVKDLGGYAFVLGKMFTFSLLAQDYYGCEPNSLYFFSAKRASSFTLNDSRFKLPNRFWPCPSLFQRKFNL